One genomic region from Candidatus Poribacteria bacterium encodes:
- a CDS encoding DUF3108 domain-containing protein codes for MLRNRLAAAVLALLLSTASAAGWRLPQTETLHYTVRWVRIGVVDATMSLSPPTVIDGVPIQRLRVEARTRALPSRIYRVTNRYETDIDTRTGLPVAYRSDIDEAKFQERLDIRYAQRERTADYRRTEADRSTRQALPGETHTIFSALYRIRLHDFGSEPRLRFLLDAKGIYWRAEATRTDARRVSGGVVWDVETRFERLPGGSQSRQSDLLTDNLVVEGSPLRLRILSRSDAPPLVTRMEYSAKGFRLSAELDGY; via the coding sequence ATGCTCAGGAACCGGCTGGCGGCGGCTGTTCTCGCGCTTCTCCTGTCGACGGCATCCGCCGCCGGATGGCGTCTGCCGCAAACAGAGACGCTCCACTACACGGTGCGCTGGGTGCGGATCGGCGTCGTCGACGCGACGATGTCGCTCTCGCCCCCGACTGTCATCGACGGCGTTCCGATTCAGCGCCTGCGCGTCGAGGCGCGCACCAGGGCCCTTCCGTCGCGCATCTACCGAGTGACGAATCGGTACGAAACGGACATCGATACGCGCACCGGTCTGCCGGTCGCGTACCGCTCCGATATCGACGAAGCGAAGTTCCAGGAACGTCTGGACATACGCTACGCCCAGCGCGAGCGGACCGCGGACTACCGCCGGACAGAAGCCGACCGGTCGACGCGACAAGCGCTGCCGGGCGAGACGCACACGATCTTCAGCGCTCTATACCGGATTCGTCTGCATGATTTTGGGTCGGAGCCCCGGCTCCGGTTCCTCCTCGACGCCAAAGGCATCTACTGGCGTGCCGAGGCGACGCGCACAGACGCTCGTCGGGTTTCTGGTGGAGTCGTCTGGGACGTGGAAACACGATTTGAGCGCCTGCCTGGCGGCTCCCAATCGCGCCAGTCCGACCTACTCACCGACAACCTCGTCGTCGAGGGCTCGCCGTTGCGTCTGCGCATCTTGTCACGCAGCGACGCGCCGCCCCTGGTGACGCGAATGGAGTACAGCGCGAAGGGGTTCCGCCTGTCCGCGGAACTGGATGGCTACTGA